A region of Arabidopsis thaliana chromosome 5, partial sequence DNA encodes the following proteins:
- the SVL1 gene encoding SHV3-like 1 (SHV3-like 1 (SVL1); FUNCTIONS IN: phosphoric diester hydrolase activity, glycerophosphodiester phosphodiesterase activity; INVOLVED IN: trichome differentiation, cell wall pectin metabolic process, glycerol metabolic process, guard cell morphogenesis, plant-type cell wall cellulose metabolic process; LOCATED IN: anchored to plasma membrane, plasma membrane, anchored to membrane; EXPRESSED IN: 30 plant structures; EXPRESSED DURING: 13 growth stages; CONTAINS InterPro DOMAIN/s: PLC-like phosphodiesterase, TIM beta/alpha-barrel domain (InterPro:IPR017946), Glycerophosphoryl diester phosphodiesterase (InterPro:IPR004129); BEST Arabidopsis thaliana protein match is: PLC-like phosphodiesterase family protein (TAIR:AT4G26690.1); Has 1807 Blast hits to 1807 proteins in 277 species: Archae - 0; Bacteria - 0; Metazoa - 736; Fungi - 347; Plants - 385; Viruses - 0; Other Eukaryotes - 339 (source: NCBI BLink).) — MINMRDNPTMHVLQASKFLFLALILIQLLSTQLFAQRSKSPWQTLTGDAPLVIARGGFSGLLPDSSLDAYSFVSQTSVPGAVLWCDVQLTKDAIGLCFPDVKMMNASNIQDVYPKRKTSYLLNGVPTQDWFTIDFNFKDLTKVILKQGILSRSAAFDGNSYGISTVKDISTQLKPEGFWLNVQHDAFYAQHNLSMSSFLLSISKTVIIDYLSSPEVNFFRNIGRRFGRNGPKFVFRFLEKDDVEVSTNQTYGSLAGNLTFLKTFASGVLVPKSYIWPIESQYLLPRTSFVQDAHKAGLEVYASGFGNDFDLAYNYSFDPLAEYLSFMDNGDFSVDGLLSDFPLTASSAVDCFSHLGSNASSQVDFLVISKNGASGDYPGCTDLAYTKAIKDGADVIDCSLQMSSDGIPFCLSSINLGESTNVVQSPFRNRSTTVPEIGSLPGIYSFSLAWSEIQTLRPAIENPYSREFTMFRNPRERSSGKFVSLSDFLNLAKNSSSLTGVLISVENATYLREKQGLDAVKAVLDTLTEAGYSNKTTTTRVMIQSTNSSVLIDFKKQSRYETVYKVEETIRDILDTAIEDIKKFADAVVISKKSVFPTSESFTTGQTKLVERLQKFQLPVYVEVFRNEFVSQPWDFFADATVEINSHVTGAGINGTITEFPLTAARYKRNSCLTRKDVPPYMIPVQPAGLLTIVSPASLPPAEAPSPVFTDADVTEPPLPPVSARAPTTTPGPQSTGEKSPNGQTRVALSLLLSAFATVFASLLLL; from the exons ATGATAAACATGCGAGATAATCCAACAATGCATGTCTTACAAGCTTcaaagtttctatttttagcTCTTATTTTGATCCAGTTGCTGTCTACTCAACTCTTTGCTCAAAGATCTAAAAGTCCATGGCAAACACTCACTG GAGATGCTCCCCTTGTCATTGCTCGTGGTGGGTTTTCTGGGTTGTTGCCAGATTCAAGTCTCGATGCTTACAGTTTTGTATCGCAGACTAGTGTTCCTGGTGCTGTTCTTTGGTGTGATGTGCAACTAACGAAAGATGCAATTGGACTTTGCTTCCCTGatgtgaagatgatgaatgcTTCCAATATTCAAGATGTTTACCCTAAACGGAAAACTTCTTACTTGCTTAATGGAGTCCCTACTCAGGATTGGTTCACCATTGATTTCAACTTCAAGGATCTGACAAAAGTTATCT TGAAACAAGGAATATTATCACGGTCAGCGGCATTCGATGGAAACAGTTACGGGATATCGACAGTTAAAGATATATCTACGCAGTTAAAACCTGAGGGTTTTTGGTTAAATGTTCAG CACGACGCATTCTATGCTCAACATAATCTGAGCATGAGCAGCTTTCTGCTATCAATTTCCAAGACTGTGATTATTGACTATCTCTCTTCCCCTGAGGTGAATTTCTTTCGGAACATTGGTAGGCGTTTTGGACGCAATGGGCCAAAGTTTGTGTTCCGGTTTCTTGAAAAAGATGATGTTGAGGTGTCAACCAACCAAACCTATGGATCTCTTGCGGGAAACCTAACATTCCTCAAGACTTTTGCTTCAGGAGTTCTTGTTCCCAAGTCTTACATATGGCCAATCGAAAGCCAATACTTGCTTCCCCGTACATCTTTTGTTCAAGATGCTCACAAAGCAGGATTAGAAGTATATGCATCAGGTTTTGGAAACGATTTTGATCTTGCATACAACTACAGTTTTGATCCATTGGCCGAGTACTTATCTTTCATGGACAATGGAGATTTCTCCGTGGATGGCTTGCTTTCTGATTTCCCACTAACAGCATCTTCAGCTGTTG ACTGCTTCTCCCATCTTGGAAGTAATGCTTCATCACAAG TGgattttcttgttatatcCAAAAATGGAGCAAGTGGAGACTACCCTGGCTGTACTGACTTGGCCTATACAAAGGCTATCAAAGATGGTGCTGATGTTATCGATTGTTCTCTTCAAATGTCATCAGACGGGATTCCGTTTTGCTTAAGTTCAATAAATCTTGGGGAGAGCACGAACGTTGTCCAAAGTCCTTTCAGAAACCGTTCTACAACTGTTCCTGAGATCGGCTCACTTCCTGGAATATACAGCTTTAGTCTGGCATGGTCTGAGATTCAGACCTTGAGAC CTGCTATTGAAAACCCCTACAGCAGGGAATTCACTATGTTTAGGAATCCAAGGGAGAGAAGTTCCGGGAAGTTTGTTTCACTTTCTGATTTCTTGAACTTGGCAAAAAACTCCAGCTCTCTCACCGGTGTTTTGATCAGCGTGGAG AATGCAACATATCTGAGAGAGAAGCAAGGGCTCGATGCTGTTAAGGCAGTTCTCGATACACTCACAGAAGCTGGTTACAGCAACAAGACAACAACCACAAGGGTTATGATTCAGTCAACTAACAGCTCAGTCTTAATTGACTTCAAGAAACAGAGCCGGTATGAGACAGTGTACAAAGTCGAAGAAACCATCCGCGACATTCTCGACACTGCAATCGAAGACATTAAGAAATTTGCGGATGCTGTTGTCATTAGTAAAAAATCAGTCTTCCCCACCAGCGAAAGTTTCACCACTGGACAAACTAAACTAGTGGAGAGGCTGCAGAAGTTTCAGCTCCCCGTTTACGTTGAAGTGTTCCGAAATGAGTTTGTTTCTCAACCATGGGATTTCTTCGCTGATGCAACTGTCGAGATAAACTCGCATGTTACTGGAGCTGGTATCAATGGAACCATCACTGAGTTCCCTCTCACAGCCGCGAGATACAAAA GGAACTCGTGCTTGACCCGCAAAGACGTGCCTCCTTACATGATCCCAGTTCAGCCCGCTGGCCTCTTAACCATCGTGAGTCCTGCTTCGTTACCTCCAGCCGAAGCACCAAGCCCAGTTTTCACAGATGCTGATGTCACTGAACCACCATTACCTCCAGTCTCAGCCAGAGCCCCAACCACCACCCCTGGACCTCAATCAACAGGTGAAAAGTCTCCCAACGGACAAACCCGAGTCGctctatctcttcttctctctgcatTCGCTACGGTTTTCGCCTCTCTTCTACTTCTGTGA